Proteins co-encoded in one Polynucleobacter sp. MG-6-Vaara-E2 genomic window:
- a CDS encoding phosphoribosylanthranilate isomerase: MGLLTHSPGRTRVKICGLRTSGDIDAAVAAGVDAVGFVFYPPSVRAVSPNIAAQLISRLPAGVDVVGLVVNATDAEFAAIRAAASITLWQFHGDETPERCAQLAQGEPWMKAARVGTGFAFDDFSLQYRDANAFLLDALVEGYGGGGVPFDWQGIPQVWVSENAPQVVLSGGLNTHNVGEAIARLHPCAVDVSSGVESSRGVKDPALMAQFVQAVRAADAKTSTQ; encoded by the coding sequence ATGGGCTTACTGACACACTCTCCCGGTCGTACTAGGGTCAAAATCTGCGGTTTACGGACTTCTGGCGACATTGATGCTGCTGTTGCAGCGGGGGTAGATGCGGTCGGTTTTGTCTTTTATCCACCTAGCGTACGTGCCGTTAGCCCCAATATCGCTGCCCAGCTCATTTCTAGGTTACCAGCGGGGGTTGATGTAGTTGGATTGGTTGTAAATGCCACAGATGCGGAATTTGCCGCTATTCGTGCTGCTGCATCGATCACTTTGTGGCAGTTTCACGGGGACGAGACCCCTGAAAGGTGCGCTCAATTAGCTCAAGGCGAGCCATGGATGAAGGCGGCACGTGTAGGTACGGGCTTCGCTTTTGACGATTTTTCCCTACAATATAGGGATGCAAACGCTTTCCTGCTCGATGCCCTTGTTGAAGGCTACGGTGGCGGGGGCGTTCCTTTTGATTGGCAAGGAATTCCACAGGTATGGGTAAGCGAAAACGCGCCTCAGGTCGTTTTGAGTGGTGGATTGAACACGCACAACGTGGGCGAGGCGATTGCGCGCCTGCATCCTTGCGCGGTAGACGTCAGTAGTGGCGTAGAAAGCAGCAGGGGCGTTAAAGATCCTGCGCTCATGGCTCAATTTGTTCAAGCAGTGCGCGCGGCTGATGCTAAAACATCAACCCAATAA
- the trpB gene encoding tryptophan synthase subunit beta, translated as MYDKPDARGHFGPYGGVFVSETLMYALEELKEAYAKYQHDPEFIEEFHYELKHFVGRPSPVYHAKRWSEMLGGAQIYLKREDLNHTGAHKINNVIGQAMLAKRMGKPRIIAETGAGQHGVATATICARFGLDCTVYQGSVDVARQAQNVFRMKLLGAKVVPVESGTKTLKDALNEAMRDWVTNVDNTFYIIGTVAGPHPYPMMVRDFQSVIGEECKVQMPEMTGRQPDYVLACVGGGSNAMGIFYPYIDYPEVQLVGVEAAGHGLGSGLHSAALCVGKPGVLHGNRTYLLQDENGQISETHSVSAGMDYPGVGPEHAWLKDSGRADYVAITDEEALKAFHDCCQIEGIIPALESSHAIAYACKLAKTLPKDKTILVNLSGRGDKDMHTVAQATGSEG; from the coding sequence ATGTACGACAAGCCAGATGCACGAGGACACTTCGGTCCTTACGGCGGCGTGTTTGTTTCTGAGACGTTGATGTATGCATTGGAAGAGCTCAAAGAAGCCTATGCAAAATATCAACATGATCCAGAGTTCATTGAAGAGTTTCATTACGAACTCAAACATTTCGTAGGTCGTCCATCACCGGTTTATCACGCCAAACGCTGGAGCGAAATGCTAGGTGGCGCGCAGATCTACCTCAAGCGTGAAGACCTTAATCACACTGGCGCACACAAGATTAATAACGTGATTGGCCAAGCAATGTTGGCTAAACGCATGGGTAAGCCACGCATCATTGCTGAAACAGGGGCTGGACAGCACGGGGTTGCTACGGCAACTATTTGTGCACGCTTTGGTTTGGACTGTACGGTTTATCAAGGTTCTGTGGATGTGGCTCGTCAAGCACAAAATGTATTTCGGATGAAGTTACTTGGCGCCAAAGTTGTTCCAGTTGAGTCTGGCACCAAAACCTTAAAAGACGCACTTAATGAAGCGATGCGCGATTGGGTTACTAACGTCGACAATACTTTTTACATTATCGGTACAGTTGCAGGGCCTCACCCTTATCCCATGATGGTGCGTGATTTCCAAAGCGTGATTGGTGAAGAGTGCAAAGTACAAATGCCAGAGATGACAGGTCGTCAACCTGACTACGTATTAGCATGTGTTGGTGGTGGCTCAAATGCAATGGGTATTTTCTACCCCTACATCGATTACCCAGAAGTGCAATTGGTTGGTGTGGAGGCTGCTGGCCATGGTCTTGGAAGTGGTTTGCATTCTGCGGCACTGTGTGTGGGTAAACCAGGGGTATTGCATGGCAATCGTACATACCTCTTGCAAGATGAAAATGGCCAGATCTCTGAGACACATTCTGTTTCTGCTGGAATGGACTATCCAGGTGTTGGTCCTGAGCATGCCTGGTTAAAAGATTCTGGTCGCGCTGACTATGTTGCTATTACTGATGAAGAGGCTTTGAAGGCGTTCCATGATTGTTGCCAGATTGAGGGCATCATTCCAGCATTAGAGTCATCTCATGCTATTGCCTATGCTTGCAAGCTAGCCAAGACTTTGCCTAAAGACAAAACCATCTTGGTCAATCTTTCAGGTCGTGGTGATAAGGACATGCACACTGTTGCCCAAGCAACGGGGTCTGAAGGCTAA
- the trpA gene encoding tryptophan synthase subunit alpha, whose product MSKITALFTELKATGKKGLIPFITAGDPDPKMTVELMHALVRGGSSVIELGVPFSDPMADGPVIQRSSERALTHGVTLHSCLEMVQEFRKNDSTTPVVLMGYANPVEQMGAERFATEAKAAGVDGVLVVDYPPEECVDFAARMRVAGIDPIFLLAPTSSPERIKEAAKIASGYIYYVSMRGVTGASHLNTQDVASIIPKIREETDIPIAVGFGISDAVSAKAVSHSADAVVIGSRIIRLLEDAPPGQAVQSLETFIREIRDALDS is encoded by the coding sequence ATGTCCAAAATTACGGCACTCTTTACAGAATTAAAAGCAACTGGCAAAAAAGGGTTGATTCCTTTTATTACTGCAGGCGACCCTGATCCTAAAATGACGGTTGAGTTGATGCATGCATTGGTGCGTGGCGGCTCAAGTGTGATCGAGTTGGGGGTACCGTTCTCAGATCCGATGGCTGATGGTCCTGTGATTCAAAGGTCGTCAGAGCGTGCATTGACACATGGTGTGACTTTGCACTCTTGTTTAGAGATGGTTCAAGAGTTTCGTAAAAACGATTCAACCACTCCTGTAGTGTTGATGGGTTATGCCAATCCTGTAGAGCAAATGGGTGCGGAGCGTTTTGCAACCGAAGCAAAAGCAGCGGGAGTGGATGGTGTTTTAGTGGTTGATTACCCGCCGGAGGAGTGCGTTGACTTTGCGGCACGTATGCGTGTTGCTGGAATTGATCCGATTTTTTTATTGGCGCCAACTTCATCACCTGAGCGTATAAAAGAGGCTGCCAAAATAGCTTCTGGTTACATTTACTACGTTTCTATGCGAGGCGTAACCGGGGCATCCCATCTCAATACTCAGGACGTGGCTAGCATCATCCCTAAAATCCGCGAGGAGACTGATATACCGATCGCGGTAGGCTTTGGTATTAGCGATGCGGTTAGTGCCAAGGCGGTCTCCCATAGCGCAGATGCAGTAGTTATCGGTAGCCGGATCATTCGCCTTTTAGAGGATGCGCCCCCAGGGCAGGCAGTACAATCGTTGGAAACCTTTATTCGTGAGATTCGCGACGCATTGGATAGCTAA
- the accD gene encoding acetyl-CoA carboxylase, carboxyltransferase subunit beta has product MSWIDKLLPPQIQHTDPANRKSVPEGLWVKCPSCETVLYSADIEANLSVCPKCSHHMRIGARQRLDNLLDAKGRHEIGADIYPTDPLKFKDSKKYPDRIKEANDASGETEALVVMGGKIETIPVVAACFEFQYMGGSMGSVVGERFARGVQEAIDKKCAFICVTATGGARMQESLLSLFQMAKTNSMLTLLSKKGLPYISVLTDPTMGGISASFAFMGDVVMAEPKALIGFAGPRVIEQTVREKLPEGFQRSEFLMQKGGIDMIVDRRQMRGEIARLLALLQKLPEPAIAGSSAV; this is encoded by the coding sequence ATGAGCTGGATTGATAAATTACTCCCACCCCAAATTCAACATACTGATCCTGCAAATCGCAAATCAGTTCCTGAAGGATTGTGGGTAAAGTGCCCAAGTTGTGAAACGGTTCTGTATAGCGCCGATATTGAAGCAAACCTTTCGGTTTGTCCAAAATGCAGTCATCACATGCGCATCGGTGCGCGCCAACGTTTAGATAATTTGCTTGATGCAAAGGGCCGCCATGAAATTGGTGCTGATATTTACCCAACCGATCCGCTGAAATTTAAAGATTCCAAAAAATACCCAGATCGCATTAAGGAAGCAAATGACGCTTCTGGTGAAACCGAAGCCCTCGTCGTGATGGGTGGAAAAATTGAAACTATTCCAGTTGTTGCTGCCTGTTTTGAATTTCAATACATGGGTGGCTCAATGGGCTCTGTCGTGGGTGAGCGTTTTGCACGTGGCGTACAAGAGGCGATTGATAAGAAATGCGCCTTCATCTGCGTAACCGCTACTGGTGGCGCGAGGATGCAAGAAAGCTTGCTTTCCTTGTTTCAGATGGCCAAAACCAATTCCATGTTGACCTTGCTCTCTAAAAAAGGTTTGCCTTATATCAGCGTTTTAACTGACCCAACCATGGGCGGTATCTCAGCGAGCTTTGCCTTTATGGGTGATGTGGTGATGGCTGAGCCAAAAGCCTTGATTGGATTTGCAGGACCACGTGTGATTGAGCAAACTGTGCGTGAAAAATTGCCTGAAGGTTTTCAGCGTTCAGAGTTCTTGATGCAAAAAGGTGGCATCGATATGATCGTTGATCGCCGTCAGATGCGTGGAGAGATTGCACGCTTATTAGCGTTGCTACAAAAACTTCCAGAGCCTGCGATCGCGGGTAGCTCGGCCGTTTAA
- the folC gene encoding bifunctional tetrahydrofolate synthase/dihydrofolate synthase, with translation MSTAHQAPILFTSLEAWLSHLETAHPVGIDMGLDRINRVKAALDLQFDCPVITVAGTNGKGSTCAFLESILLASGYRVGCHTSPHLLSFNERARVNGEEVKDALLLEHFAAVEHARVSLVDAPTLTYFEFTTLAIMHLFAKSNLDAVVLEVGMGGRLDAVNIVDADCAIVTSIDIDHADYLGGTREAIALEKAGIFRPGHIAVCGDPVPPQSLIDYAEKLDCDLWLQGRDYNFQGDKQQWGWAGRNKRFSGLGYPALRGANQILNASAVIAALMALHQRLPVSAQDIRNGFALVELPGRFQVLPGQPTVVLDVAHNPHAAATLAQGLDKMGYHPYTYAIFGAMADKDIEGVIKPLLNIVDFWFCTDLPTPRAALAKDLAQRLEAMGVKSKNGADGGIEIFENPALAYQKALSVAGEGDRIIIFGSFYTVAGVMAYRNNQAH, from the coding sequence TTGAGCACAGCACACCAAGCCCCAATTCTATTTACCAGCCTAGAGGCTTGGCTTAGCCACCTCGAAACGGCTCACCCAGTCGGTATCGATATGGGTCTTGATCGCATCAATCGCGTTAAAGCTGCGCTAGATCTTCAGTTTGATTGTCCTGTCATTACGGTTGCTGGTACCAACGGTAAAGGTTCTACCTGCGCCTTTCTTGAAAGCATTTTGCTAGCCTCTGGATATCGCGTTGGCTGTCACACTTCGCCACATTTACTGAGCTTTAATGAACGTGCTCGCGTCAATGGAGAAGAAGTAAAAGACGCGCTCTTGCTAGAACATTTTGCCGCGGTAGAGCATGCTCGGGTTAGTTTGGTTGATGCGCCAACACTGACGTATTTTGAGTTCACTACTTTGGCCATCATGCATTTATTTGCTAAATCCAATTTAGATGCAGTGGTGCTTGAAGTTGGGATGGGTGGTCGTTTAGATGCTGTCAATATTGTTGATGCGGATTGCGCCATTGTGACCAGCATTGATATTGATCATGCAGATTACTTGGGCGGAACGCGTGAAGCGATTGCTTTAGAGAAGGCGGGCATCTTCCGTCCTGGGCACATAGCGGTTTGTGGCGATCCTGTACCACCGCAGTCTTTAATCGATTACGCAGAAAAATTAGATTGCGACCTCTGGTTGCAAGGCAGGGACTATAACTTTCAAGGTGATAAACAGCAGTGGGGTTGGGCAGGGCGCAATAAGCGCTTTAGTGGACTTGGTTATCCCGCATTGCGCGGCGCGAATCAAATTCTGAATGCCTCTGCGGTGATTGCAGCTTTGATGGCTTTGCATCAACGCTTGCCCGTGAGTGCCCAAGACATTCGTAATGGTTTTGCTTTAGTGGAATTACCTGGTCGTTTTCAGGTGTTACCTGGTCAGCCTACCGTGGTACTCGATGTGGCGCATAACCCTCATGCTGCCGCTACTTTGGCTCAAGGTTTGGACAAAATGGGTTATCACCCTTACACCTATGCCATTTTTGGGGCTATGGCTGATAAGGATATCGAGGGAGTCATTAAGCCCTTGCTCAATATTGTTGATTTTTGGTTTTGCACGGATTTGCCGACCCCAAGAGCAGCTTTGGCCAAGGATTTGGCACAGAGGCTAGAGGCAATGGGGGTGAAGTCTAAAAATGGGGCTGATGGCGGTATCGAAATCTTTGAAAACCCTGCTTTAGCGTATCAAAAAGCGCTATCTGTGGCTGGTGAGGGTGATAGAATTATCATCTTCGGATCCTTCTATACCGTTGCCGGCGTAATGGCTTATCGAAACAACCAGGCGCATTGA
- a CDS encoding SPOR domain-containing protein, protein MIRLPSFFKRKTQADDLEFGSGGRRSTKRAAPRSFQRAAEAEELALTEDPEQQRARHRLIGAAVLVLIAVVGLPRILDSRPKTAPNDIAVNIMTSLPIPSAETKPEVKPEEKPKTEAVVVAPKTALPSPDIKSDSKPDVKSSASAPAPTKAPGLGLAAGEEVVATSATTKPSTDVANANANNTAADASTKYFIQVGAYASESNLKDIYAKLKGQKLAYIVLNKTTSDGAKLSVVRVGPYAEKDTALAAEKKVKAVNLPTKLVTIGKQ, encoded by the coding sequence ATGATTCGTTTACCGAGCTTTTTTAAGCGAAAAACACAGGCTGATGACCTTGAATTCGGTTCAGGAGGCCGTCGTTCCACTAAACGGGCTGCCCCTCGTAGCTTCCAACGTGCTGCCGAGGCTGAAGAGCTTGCCCTCACTGAAGATCCAGAACAACAACGTGCTCGTCATCGTCTTATTGGTGCTGCAGTATTAGTTCTCATTGCTGTAGTAGGTCTGCCACGGATTCTTGATAGTAGGCCAAAGACTGCACCTAACGATATTGCAGTCAACATCATGACTAGCCTACCAATTCCTAGTGCTGAAACCAAGCCTGAAGTAAAGCCAGAAGAAAAGCCAAAAACTGAAGCAGTTGTTGTGGCTCCTAAAACTGCTCTGCCATCACCCGATATCAAATCAGATTCAAAGCCTGATGTGAAATCAAGCGCATCTGCGCCCGCACCCACTAAAGCCCCTGGCTTAGGTCTAGCTGCAGGCGAAGAAGTGGTTGCCACTTCAGCAACTACAAAACCATCGACTGATGTTGCTAATGCGAACGCAAACAATACTGCTGCTGATGCATCTACAAAATACTTTATTCAGGTTGGCGCTTATGCGTCTGAGAGTAATTTAAAAGATATTTATGCAAAACTCAAAGGGCAAAAGCTTGCTTATATCGTTTTAAATAAAACTACTAGTGATGGAGCGAAATTGTCTGTTGTTCGAGTTGGTCCATATGCAGAAAAAGATACCGCTCTGGCTGCTGAGAAAAAAGTGAAAGCAGTCAACCTCCCCACAAAACTAGTCACTATTGGTAAGCAGTAA
- a CDS encoding CvpA family protein, which yields MEYLSTLKLTSVDYFTLVVLLVSALVGISRGLFKEVLALASWFVAAWVAYHYSNYLSTEWLSTFHLDELLSLGLSWLILFVLTLVICGLFGGVVQKIILSAGLSLTDRFLGLVFGLIRGGLIVVVLATLAALTPIPQSVAWKNAITRPAIDVATGFIKGWLPTDWAKQMSDAMPKVTPTIAPKLTIGI from the coding sequence ATGGAATACTTATCCACCTTAAAGCTAACATCGGTGGATTACTTCACCCTGGTAGTACTTTTAGTGTCAGCCTTGGTTGGTATTTCTCGTGGCTTATTTAAAGAAGTGCTCGCGCTTGCCTCTTGGTTTGTCGCTGCCTGGGTTGCATATCATTACAGCAACTATCTCTCCACTGAGTGGCTCTCAACATTCCACCTCGATGAGTTACTCAGCCTAGGTTTGAGTTGGTTAATTTTGTTTGTGTTGACGCTAGTCATCTGTGGATTATTTGGCGGAGTAGTGCAAAAGATTATTTTGTCTGCGGGTTTAAGTTTGACTGACCGTTTTCTGGGTTTGGTTTTTGGTTTGATACGCGGTGGCTTAATTGTGGTGGTGCTTGCTACCTTAGCCGCTTTAACTCCTATCCCGCAGAGCGTGGCTTGGAAAAATGCAATTACTAGACCGGCGATTGATGTTGCTACTGGATTTATCAAAGGTTGGTTGCCAACCGATTGGGCAAAGCAAATGAGTGATGCTATGCCTAAAGTTACCCCAACCATTGCTCCTAAATTAACAATAGGAATCTAG
- the purF gene encoding amidophosphoribosyltransferase, translating into MCGVVGTVSHSPVNQLLYDALLLLQHRGQDAAGIATMNGNSFTMHKANGLVRDVFRTRNMRSLVGNAGIGQVRYPTAGSASSEEEAQPFYVSAPYGIILAHNGNLTNAPSLRVEMAYRDRRHINTSSDTEVLLNVLADELQKETNSAALDEGAMFNAVTGVASRVKGSYAVVSLIAGYGLLAFRDPFGIRPLCIGRIDTPQGPEWMVASESVALEGLGFTFVRDVNPGEAIYIDLDGNFYARQCVPNAVLTPCIFEYVYMARPDSTIDGVTVYNVRMRMGDYLAEKIRKETNVAEIDVVMPIPDSSRPAAMQVAKKLGVDYREGFFKNRYIGRTFIMPGQAVRKKSVRQKLNAMRIEFKDKTVLIVDDSIVRGTTSFEIVQMARESGAKKVIFASAAPPVRFPNVYGIDMPTRSELVAYGRTDEEINKMIGADQLIYQNVEDMKQAVRDINPGIKNFEASCFDGNYITGDINDSYLDALEAQRNSSAAKADRQRDSSDFARSQLHLHLATED; encoded by the coding sequence ATGTGCGGCGTTGTCGGAACTGTTTCCCACTCACCAGTAAATCAACTTCTCTATGATGCGTTGCTGCTATTGCAACACCGCGGCCAAGATGCCGCTGGTATCGCAACGATGAATGGCAATTCATTCACAATGCATAAAGCAAATGGTTTAGTTCGCGACGTATTTAGAACGCGTAATATGCGTAGCTTGGTTGGTAACGCAGGTATCGGTCAGGTACGTTATCCAACTGCTGGATCAGCTAGCAGTGAAGAAGAAGCACAACCGTTCTATGTAAGTGCACCTTATGGCATTATTTTGGCTCACAACGGCAATCTCACAAACGCACCGAGCTTACGTGTTGAGATGGCTTATCGTGACCGTCGTCACATCAATACTAGCTCTGATACTGAAGTATTGCTGAACGTTCTAGCTGACGAACTCCAAAAAGAAACCAATAGCGCTGCCCTTGATGAGGGCGCAATGTTTAATGCGGTTACTGGTGTGGCAAGTCGGGTTAAAGGTTCATACGCGGTGGTCTCTTTGATTGCTGGCTATGGTTTATTGGCATTCCGCGACCCCTTTGGTATTCGTCCTTTGTGTATTGGTCGTATTGATACACCGCAAGGCCCTGAATGGATGGTTGCTTCAGAGTCTGTTGCGCTAGAAGGTCTCGGTTTTACTTTTGTGCGTGACGTTAATCCTGGCGAAGCAATCTATATTGACTTAGACGGTAACTTTTATGCGCGTCAATGCGTACCCAACGCAGTTCTAACGCCTTGTATATTTGAGTATGTCTATATGGCTCGTCCAGATTCCACAATTGATGGTGTCACGGTTTATAACGTGCGCATGCGCATGGGTGATTATTTGGCAGAGAAGATTCGCAAGGAAACGAATGTCGCTGAGATCGATGTGGTCATGCCAATACCGGACTCTAGTCGTCCTGCAGCTATGCAGGTGGCCAAAAAATTGGGTGTCGATTACCGTGAAGGCTTCTTTAAGAACCGTTACATCGGTCGTACCTTCATCATGCCTGGTCAAGCAGTACGTAAGAAGTCAGTTCGTCAAAAGCTCAACGCGATGCGTATTGAATTTAAAGATAAAACGGTTTTGATCGTTGACGACTCTATTGTGCGCGGCACTACCTCATTTGAGATTGTGCAGATGGCACGTGAGTCTGGTGCAAAGAAAGTGATCTTTGCTTCTGCAGCGCCTCCTGTGCGATTCCCGAATGTATACGGCATTGATATGCCAACCCGCAGCGAGTTAGTTGCCTATGGCCGTACCGATGAAGAAATCAATAAGATGATTGGTGCAGATCAACTCATCTATCAAAACGTTGAAGATATGAAGCAGGCGGTGCGGGATATCAATCCAGGTATTAAGAACTTTGAAGCCTCTTGTTTTGATGGCAATTACATTACCGGTGATATCAATGATTCGTATTTAGATGCACTGGAAGCGCAACGCAATTCCTCTGCGGCTAAGGCTGATCGCCAACGAGATTCCAGCGACTTTGCACGCTCTCAGCTCCATCTCCATTTAGCTACCGAAGACTAA
- a CDS encoding O-succinylhomoserine sulfhydrylase: MKSKTTRKKPDFSKLALETLAVRAGTRRTAEYQEHSEAMFLTSSFCFDSAELAADGFAHADQGFIYSRFTNPTVSMFQDRLAALEGGEACIATASGMSAILTMAMAHLQAGDHVICSRSVFGATIQLFTNILGRFGITTTYVDLADVKSWQAAVQPNTKLFYLETPSNPLTEIADIKAIAKIAKKAGALFAVDNCFCTPALQKPLALGADVVIHSATKYLDGQGRVVGGAIVGSNDFVMGKVFPYVRTAGPTLSAFNAWVFLKGLETLELRMKQQSQNALALAQWLEKQPGVERVYHPGLKSHPQHALAMRQQKEGGAILSFTLKGGKKAAFKLINQTKLCSITANLGDTRTTITHPATTTHCRVSPEARKAAGISDGLVRIAVGLENINDLKADLVGGLKK; this comes from the coding sequence ATGAAGAGCAAAACTACCCGTAAAAAACCTGATTTTTCCAAGCTTGCGCTAGAGACCTTAGCGGTCCGCGCTGGCACACGTCGCACCGCTGAATATCAAGAACATTCAGAGGCGATGTTTCTAACTTCAAGTTTTTGTTTTGATAGCGCTGAGTTAGCTGCCGATGGATTTGCTCACGCCGACCAAGGTTTTATCTACTCACGCTTTACCAATCCAACAGTGAGCATGTTCCAGGATCGCTTGGCAGCATTGGAGGGTGGAGAAGCCTGTATTGCCACTGCTTCTGGTATGTCGGCGATTTTGACAATGGCAATGGCGCATTTGCAAGCTGGTGATCATGTCATTTGCTCGCGTTCAGTATTTGGTGCCACGATTCAGTTGTTCACCAATATTCTTGGCCGCTTTGGAATTACGACGACCTATGTTGACTTGGCTGATGTCAAGTCATGGCAGGCTGCTGTTCAGCCTAATACCAAGCTGTTCTACTTAGAAACACCATCTAATCCATTAACCGAGATTGCGGATATTAAAGCAATTGCGAAGATTGCCAAGAAAGCAGGCGCTTTATTTGCAGTCGACAACTGCTTTTGCACCCCAGCCCTACAAAAGCCATTGGCTTTGGGTGCTGACGTTGTCATACATTCAGCAACAAAGTATTTAGATGGCCAAGGTAGGGTAGTTGGAGGCGCAATTGTGGGTAGCAATGACTTTGTCATGGGCAAAGTATTTCCATACGTTCGTACTGCTGGGCCAACTCTCTCTGCCTTTAATGCCTGGGTATTTTTAAAGGGACTGGAGACGCTTGAGCTTCGTATGAAGCAACAAAGTCAGAATGCACTTGCCTTGGCTCAGTGGCTAGAGAAACAGCCTGGCGTTGAACGTGTTTATCATCCTGGCTTGAAATCTCATCCTCAGCACGCATTAGCAATGCGTCAGCAAAAAGAGGGCGGAGCAATTTTGTCTTTCACCTTAAAGGGTGGCAAGAAGGCTGCATTCAAACTCATTAATCAAACCAAGCTATGCTCAATTACTGCAAACTTGGGTGACACTCGCACAACCATTACGCACCCTGCAACAACGACTCATTGCCGTGTAAGTCCTGAGGCTCGCAAAGCTGCAGGCATCTCTGATGGCTTAGTGCGCATTGCGGTTGGCCTTGAGAATATCAACGACCTTAAGGCTGATTTAGTTGGTGGACTCAAAAAGTAA
- a CDS encoding bifunctional 2-polyprenyl-6-hydroxyphenol methylase/3-demethylubiquinol 3-O-methyltransferase UbiG, with translation MDSKSNQIHQDKPMGFADATQFWNERFDKDEFIFGKEPNEYLVEKTHQYLKPNDKVLCIADGEGRNGVWLAKQGMRVVGFDASNIALAKAKQFAKDNQVEVEYSFSDTDSYAWPENTYDAVIGIFIQFADPAMRTRIFQQSYKATKPGGLFILQGYTPKQLEYKTGGPSLIEHLYTEELIRDLAKEFQILELVSYEKELSEGPRHTGMSAILGLVCKK, from the coding sequence GTGGACTCAAAAAGTAATCAAATACATCAAGACAAGCCCATGGGTTTTGCGGATGCTACTCAGTTTTGGAATGAACGCTTTGATAAAGATGAGTTTATTTTCGGAAAAGAGCCTAACGAATATCTGGTCGAGAAGACCCATCAATATCTCAAGCCAAATGACAAAGTTCTTTGTATAGCTGACGGAGAAGGTCGTAATGGAGTTTGGCTGGCTAAGCAAGGTATGCGAGTAGTTGGCTTTGATGCATCGAACATTGCACTGGCAAAAGCAAAACAGTTCGCTAAGGATAATCAAGTCGAGGTCGAGTATTCGTTCTCGGATACTGATAGTTATGCTTGGCCCGAAAATACTTATGATGCAGTGATTGGGATCTTCATACAGTTCGCAGATCCAGCAATGCGCACCAGAATATTTCAGCAATCATATAAGGCGACTAAGCCAGGCGGACTCTTTATCCTGCAGGGCTATACTCCTAAGCAGCTCGAATACAAAACTGGTGGTCCATCTTTAATTGAGCATCTGTACACAGAAGAGTTGATTAGGGATCTTGCTAAAGAGTTTCAGATTCTAGAGCTCGTTAGCTACGAGAAAGAGCTTTCTGAAGGCCCAAGACATACCGGCATGTCCGCAATATTAGGCTTGGTTTGTAAAAAATGA
- a CDS encoding Crp/Fnr family transcriptional regulator → MKTIEIKSAWQGNSDCNACSIRSSALFAELNEEDFSKIHSPIDDLRYEANSGIYAQGDSAEHLYTLREGYIKLLHINSDGSSRIVRLVMPGDLFGMEALLGESYAHSAAALSNIHLCRIPKAIISSLGEESPRLHRQIVKKWGEALAQSESWFSEINTGRIEVRLARFFLRIAKISGDMAVAPLFKREDMGLMMDVKFETISRALASMAEQGLISNIGKLSIQIPSIKKLESFSQAGV, encoded by the coding sequence ATGAAGACTATCGAAATTAAAAGTGCATGGCAGGGCAATAGCGATTGCAATGCATGCTCTATTCGCAGTTCTGCGCTTTTTGCTGAATTGAATGAAGAAGATTTTTCTAAGATTCATTCACCAATCGATGATTTACGATACGAGGCAAATTCAGGTATTTACGCACAGGGGGATTCTGCAGAACATTTGTATACCTTACGCGAAGGCTATATCAAGTTGCTGCATATCAATTCCGACGGCTCAAGCAGAATAGTGCGGCTTGTCATGCCTGGTGATTTATTTGGTATGGAGGCTCTGTTGGGTGAGAGTTATGCGCATTCTGCTGCAGCTTTATCCAATATTCACCTGTGCCGCATTCCAAAAGCGATTATTTCCAGCTTGGGTGAAGAGTCCCCACGCTTACATCGTCAAATTGTAAAAAAATGGGGTGAAGCACTGGCTCAGTCTGAGTCTTGGTTTTCAGAGATCAATACCGGAAGAATCGAAGTGCGTCTAGCCCGATTTTTCTTGCGAATTGCTAAGATCTCAGGTGATATGGCAGTTGCGCCACTCTTTAAGAGAGAGGATATGGGCTTAATGATGGACGTGAAGTTTGAAACTATCAGTAGAGCTCTTGCTTCAATGGCGGAGCAGGGCTTAATTTCCAATATCGGAAAGTTAAGCATTCAAATTCCGAGTATAAAAAAGCTTGAAAGCTTTTCACAAGCTGGTGTTTAA